In Rhodamnia argentea isolate NSW1041297 chromosome 1, ASM2092103v1, whole genome shotgun sequence, the genomic window CGGGGTTCTCGACTTCTCGGAATCGCTTCTGTCCATCCTGACAGTCTTCTCTTCCAAGCACTCCACTTGCTTGGCTCGATCACATCGACCTTTCATCGACGTACTCCTGAATGTGCTTCTATCGGGGAAGAGCAGCGGCGTCTGATCCGACTCTTCGCTCCTTGACCCAATAAGGAGATCGAAATCGAAGCTAGGAAATTTCTGCAGCTGAGGATGGATGTGTGTGTCACTGTAAGACTTCAATCCTGTGCTTAGGCTACCCgaaattttctccaatttggtaTCGGCACCAGGAGTCACGGGCATTTGGCACTGTTGCGATTCACTGTTGCATTGATTCCCTGAAGCTTTAGTCGCTGATACAGGATGCGAGATAATTACTGGGTAGTCAAAGGACGAGAAAGAATCACGGATATATGGAGAATGTACTGGGATGAATTGTTCTATGATATCTTTTCTGCTTGTTTCATCTGCAGTGGCCTGTGAAAGCTCTGTTTCCACATGTTTGTCTTCTATCATTTCCCTTTCAGTCAGTTCTTTCTCGTCATGATTGATATCTCCAGCTTCTGGCTCTACTGAAATTGGCATGGAACAGTCTTCTCCTTCAATGGACTCAAGAAAGTCCTCCGATGCCTCGGCACATATCGCATCCCGACAACCATTTTCCGTAACATCAGTTTCCGTAACTTTACATTCCTTGTCACTTGGGCAATCCAAAGGCACTTCAACTGTGTTTCCTACATCATCAGTTATGGTTTCAAGTCCAACAACCATTTCGGAGACATCCTTTGCCTCGGCCATCTCAGGTTGAATGCTGCACGGTTCATCAGAATGCCCAACTGGGCCACCATTGTCCTTAATGTTATTTTCATTCACGAGTCTACTGCTTGCGAACTCAATTTCTTCCATGACAAGGCCACTTTGGTCCTTGAGTTCCGAAACTTCTGGATGAGAGTATAGGGAGTGATCGGCCACAGAATCTTCAGATTGCAATGTGGAACCACCGACTGTGGTCGCCTCATCGATCTGTTCTTCATGACCGAAGTTCAGAAAGTTTGATACTGTTCTGTCTTCCAATCGACTTTCATTGTTAATCGTCAACAGCTCAGCATTGGATGCTTTATCATCTTCGACTTGTTCTTGTTCAAATTTTAAGTGTACACATTCAACGTCGGCATCAGAGAGGGAAGAAACATTCATGATGATCAGTGTTTCGGTCTCTAGCATTGGATCACTGCCCTCATCTAGGAATGTTGAAGTTGATCCTAGAAAATCCTCTCTTGATACTTCCGATCCACACGCATCTGATGTCGACGCGCTAACTTCGACCTTATCTAATCCAATTGGATCGGTTTTAACTCCATCAGATGTTTGAGTTTCCGAATCACTCAATACAGTGAGAGTGgaatttgtttctcctttttcaacTGTTGAATTAGTAAGCCATAAGCTAGTGAGTCTGTGAGTTTAGTCCTATGCTCCTATTTTTTAATGGAATACAATTGATTTGAAGCTAGTTTCCGCCCAGGGGAAGTGAAGTAGCTATTATGGTGCTGCTAAACTAGTAGATCGCATTACTAACCTTCTGTATCAGCAGCCTCAATACTTAGCTGACTGTCGCTTTTGTCACGCTCGCCAATATCTGATTCCATTGAAGGCTTCATATTGTCCGGATTCACCGATAAAAGTTCCAGCTGGTCTTCTACATATCTATCATTTACTTCATGTGTCGCTTGAGAAAGAACTGGAGGGTCTGTAACGAAGATTCAAACTATAGGTTTTAAAACTTCACTGAGAAGAAAATAGTCGGCTTAACCAATGTAAAAATAGACTAGGAATGATAAACTACATCCCATTCCTGATGTTTCAAACAAGGATTATCCCGTGTAAATTGCCCAAGAGACGATGATGGCAGCAGAACTTTTCAACTATAACTTCTACAGAAACTAGTAACTACTTTTTTCACCTGATATTGACTGGTCGACATGATTATCGCCTGCGATTGCACGATGGAAAGCCAAGTCTTCAGCTCTTTCATGCGAGTCCTTGCTGTCATCTTCTGCAATCAGATGACCTCCTTTCACATCATTTTCCTTGACAGTCTCCTGGGAAGATCCATTAGGAGCATCGACCCTCACGCTCTCCTCCTTGACTTCTGTGGAAGGAAAATAGTCATAGTGAATATAACCTATGCACGAACACAGAAGGTACATAACACAGAGCTAAAAATCGACATAATACCTTTGAGAGAAGATGTGTTGTTGTTGCCCATCTCATTCCCCATGTTCAGTTCCTGATATCCTGCAATATAAACTAGGCTGGTTTAGTGTAACGGTCAACCGAGATGAGTGGAATATTTCCAATTATAggttcttgataaaaaaaagaacctttttttttactacaatcAGACCATATGAACTTCCTACCATGAAGTCGATAATGATAATCCCATGTGAATAGCCGTGTAGCTTTGAGgacatcttcatttcttatgaACCTGACTGAGTGTATTAAAATGGCGGCTACACTAATGTTTGCTTAAAAGATAAGCCTCGATTCGGGTCATCCGACAGCGGAGCAGACGGGAACTGCTAAAAGCCTCCAATgttaccttctctctcttttgttttttttttttttaactctgtGCACCTTCTCTGATATTGACACTCACTAGATGATAAATCATTAGACGCTAGGCATCCGCCAAGGCATCTTTAACTTAATGAAAAGGCTTCAGTTTCATCAGCCGGGTATTGCCATTTGCATTCTAAGTTCTAACTTTGGCCTGGGCATATCATTGTGTCCCTGCCAACTTTTTTCAAGATCCAGGCAACTCTCAGTCTGACTAGCCCCCTCTACTTTTGGCCCCATAGACACCGCACTCGAAGAAAGTGTACATGGTATCGTCACTTGAATTCAGGCTCACTACAACTTCCGGGCGCAGGCTCAGTTCACATTTTGCAAATGGATTGGAAGAGACATGTTTTGGACATAACTTCTGCTGTTCAGACCATAAAGCTGGTCTACATGTGCCCCCCAAAAACTGGAAGAATCTTGTGGCTGCACATTAATGAAGCATCTTATAATACGAGAACACCAACGTTATAATCGGTTAGTCCATTATATCATATCTTTGAGTGGTCGGAAAACGTTTCCACAGGTAAAGTAGAGAACAAGGAAGCTTTCTAATATGTGAATTGCAGATTAATGTATAGGCTCATATGGTGCTTTTTTAGCTGTCATTGGGGTACAAGGAATCATGGCCCTGATCTGGCCTTGAAATGGTGGGTCTTCTGCTCAAGATTTCTTGGTGTTAAAGCCTCAATTCTGAATGCAGTGTGGCTAGATCAGATGCTTTGGCTCATCATATCAGTGCTTTGCCACTGGAAAAAGCTGAacttgttaaaagaaaaaagtttaactGGACCCTCCCAACATTCTTCTTATTTATTAACCTGGATGGAGTCCCTACAGTACTTGGCTTTGCACATTAGATTAAACACTCGGAATGATTACACCATTTTACCTCCATATGGACCAGATTCTCTCTCGGTTAATCCGATCGATTTCGTCACATCTCGAAAGAGCAGTCTTAGTTTACGGTCAAAATGAGGATTACTAAGGGAGCTAAAGTTTTCAGTCTGTTAAGGAATTCCATAGCAAATATCAACAGGGTTTTTGGGGTGAGTTTCAAATGTTTGCAGCAAGATTCAAACTGTGAACGGTCACTTGGGTCGCCAGAGTGTTTCAGAATTACTCATTACAGATAGAGATAACCGAGAGGAGTATGCCCTTTTCATGCCGGACATCAAATGCAAAGACACAGTCAAATCAACTCGAATCTTCGAAAATGAAGTCAGTTTTTCCCCCCATGTCATGGCACACGATCGCATAGGGTGGGATGTAATTATGGTGGCTAGTAGCTGATCTAAGTTGGATGCTTTGGCACTATTGCTACTTTGCATAACCATCTTGTGTTGAACATCACGAGAACCCAGAGAGAGGTACCGCTCGTTGGGGAACAATTGGCGGATCCAAGCTGCCTTCTTGTGGCCCTGCTGTATTGCTTCAGTATTGAAAGCCTAATCTCTCCCCGCTAATTTAAGAGCATTGTGTGACTCGTGGTTCAGATGGATTCAAACTAATCAGCAATGAGACAGAAAGGACATAGCTACAGTGGCCCTGGAATTTTAACTATCTAAGCAAGCAGAAACTCTCAATTGAACAATCCGCCGTATCACTGCCATGAGCAAAGCTTTTTCCTAACCTAGCCTAAAAATAGGCCTAGAGTGATGCATTATGCCCAAAGATGCATCAATCCTTTGGCCGATGGCGTCATGTGACATGAGAGCAAATCCAATTCTCAGATCAAGTTTCAATATGAGCAGGACCGTTCAGGTGTCGACGAGAGCCTTCGACCCCTCTACACGCCTGAACCTAAAGTAACAAGGACCAGAAATACACAAGACACTATCTGCACTTCATTAAACACCAAACACCATATGTTACAACAGGCTCGCATGCACGCGACAATGAGCACTCCCAATAACAATTCCAGGCAAGTCTTGCATATATTTATAGCTGTACCAATGACCTGCTTGGTTTTTATTTCGAGAAGTTGAGGTGTAACTCTTGGATCTGGAGCACCCAGGAGTCGAGAGTTTTCAGATTTCCTTCCACACAAATCTAGTACATAATCATACAGTAGGTCCTGTCTTAAGCTGGAACAGCTTCCGGAACTTTGCCGTTGTCTGCGGGCGCCAGGCTGTCATAGTAGTCGACCAACACTTTCCAACCACCGGGGCACATGAAGCCATCAGGTGGGCTCTCTTTGTTCTTCGCAAGTGTTCGCATCTGAAGGATGGAAGCAAGCCATGTAAGTGCAATTTCTAACAGTCGGGAAAGAAAAAATGTAAGAATCCTCTTTTTCCAGACAATTTGTGAACCATCGTTAACTGAAAGACTATTGTCTCAGAGATTATCCTTACATCAAACTTCcgttgaaagaaaatatttccataATCACTGCTAATCGAGGACAAACATAGCTACAGTTGAATTGATGGGTTTACCATACCAAATGTATCCATCAAGTCTATAGATCTTCTTTGTCACCCCAGTTCTGACATATCAACTATTTTAAGGAGCGGAAATAACAACATTCCATATTTGTCAGTTCATGGGTACGAAAGATACCTTGGTGCccgaaatgaaaaggaaatcttGAGGCCTAGAAGGATCAAAAAATGCCATTTTCCCTTGTGTTTTGTCGTAAGCAGCAACCTGAAAGTCAATAAACCAATTGTCGTCAGCAATATCAACGCACAGAGGAGGAAGCAGCAATGATAGCAGAAAGAAGGAAACACCATATCACCAAAAGATGACAAATGCAACTCGAGGACATCAGTAGGCGAGAAGGTGTAATTACCTTAAATGGAAGAATGTTTAGCCTCTCCAGTCCAGGAGCCATGCTCAACACCTTCTTCCCATGGTCAGCATCATACAAGTCTCGTTTCTCAACTGGATGGCCCATACCAGCTGGGTCTCGACCAACAATATAGAAGTTAGCCCCAGCATTGATCCTAGCCTTTGCATGCCACTGCACCTCGGTCGGGCCAGCATAGTGCATGGGAGAAGGGAATATTGAGACAACAGTTGTCTCAGGATCAAGAACACCATCCTCAAGCACCTGCGCAGGCATGTTTCCCTAGTGTTAGAACCTGCTCCCAAAAATCTCAATGGAATTGTGATGTTTAGGCCCAGGGAACCAAATCAGCGGCAAGAGCGCGAGAATGTGAGAAAACTGAATTTAGGCTCTGTCATTGCAATTACATGTAACCACGACGACAATTCACCTTTTCCATCCTCAGTGGAGAGACAGTCAGTGAATATAATTACCATTGATAAACCTCACCTGCCCCTTATAAGCATGTTCACTCTTTCTTGGATGCAATGACCCTGGCTTGAGCAACAGGTAACTCACTaactcctttttcattttgcatgAACTTATTGTTGAACGAAAATCCAGAGTACGTTATTTCCAAGTCCATTTTTCTTCTATAAAGAACAAATAGAGAGGATTATCCTCCATCGAGGATGATTTATTGGCACGATGACTTATACTACAAGGAGAAATGGTAAGTTgtaaagagaacaaaaaaggcAACACGCATCTATGTATATCTACCGAAGACAACATGGATCTGTTATCATTAAATTATATTATCCATCAGTTTCTAAGGATTCTAAGCTTTTAAAGAAACGGCTGTGCACTAAACTAATACTTTATAAACTACAAAGTACCTTCTCATGTTGCTTCATTCGCCAGCTAAGGGGAACATCATCAGCCTTTGTGAAGCCTCCCaagggatgaagaagaaggatgggattCTTGTACCCCATCTCGAGAAGCCGACGGCGTGTGTCAGTCATCAGTAGGGCATGCCCATTGTGGACTGGGTTCCTTAGCTGGAAAGCAAACACAGCATCCGCATTCCGCCGAGTGAATTCCTCACGGAGATTTGCGGGTGAGAGTCGGAATCGATCTAGACCATCCTCGTACTTGATCGGTTCCAACACCTCTAAGTCGCCCCCAATCAACCAGTTCCCTGCATTGGTTATGGCTTCTTCGACATAAGGCAGACCTGGTGCAGTGGTTCCCCATGTCCTCGCAATCCGTTCTTCTTTAGGGTGCTTGTAAATCTCAATGCTGAAATGACGCAATCAAAAAACAAAGAGTGAGAAAATATCAACAGTTAATGTAATCTGGAATGAGAAAACTCAAAGACATGTCATGCTCTACCTTGGAAATATCAAGAATCACAAGATATCCATTCTAGCAGTTGCAGCGAGGAGTTTTTGTAAGCTCAAAGCGGCCCATCaatcaaaatgcaaaatgcCAATGGGAAAAAGGCACATGAACAAGACTATTCACATGTAGTGAAATCTAGTCGATGAAAGCTATCGTGTGATATTGACAAAACTAGATTCGACCAACCATACAGCACGAGTCATTTAGTCAGGATCTGTTATGAGGATGCTCAGAAGGTCCTACAAACAGAGTTTCCTATTTAGCTGAGTGGATGGTCAGGATAGctataaatgacaaaaatggagGGAGGTATGAAGACGCCAAAGCCCTTAGTGAGCTCGAGTCAATCACACCAAAGGCATGCTTCGATTTCAATCGTCCACCCAGCTGGAGCGATTTTCGACAGTTTAATATGTCCATATCAAAGTCAACACCAAGTAGTACACATGGAGGTTGATTTTATTTAGTGGAGAGCGGAATTTCCGAGAACACTGTTGATAAGCCCATGCCGGCAAGCCGAATTTGATATTTGAACTTAGTCACCTAACAAGCAGGAACTTGGACTGTTTTCTGTCCAAGTTCATTTCCAACAATTTTATGTAGCGATGACTCTCTAAAATTTTGTAACCAGATCAGAAGAGAAAAATTGTCTTACAAATGCATTCTGTCAAGTTATATTTCTTTTCTGTGGTCAAATATCTACGTTATATTTACATACCATATCAGAAGCTACATACATATATTatattgagagagaaagagagatagatTCGAGGGAAGCAACCTGATTTTCCAACACTCCAACCAAAACAATTGTTTATCCAACGCCTATTCAAGATGTTTCCGAAACTCCATTCGCCTAACGACTAATTACGGCTATAGATCACGGTCCTGGACCAATAAGTACCAACGACAGAATTGACACAAACAAGCACTTTATTGGTCCTGATCCGACATTTCAGTAAAGAATCTTTCATGTCAATAGAGCCTTGAGCACGGTATTATTTCGTTTAAAGGTAATTTCACATCCACAGACAGGAGGTCACTGTACCTGATAGCATCACCGGTCATCTACTCTTTCCTCATCTGGATTGGTATAACGGCTATCCACTTATGCCTAGTTAGTACTGCAATCAACTTTCTAAATTCTCTCAACTCGTACAGATAACGCGCGCGTTCGTGTGCATGTCAATTCTCCAAACATCAAGTAAACTTCCACCTATCAGAGCCTTCAAAACGCCGGTCTCATCAACTCAGCAAAGCATATGACAAGGAACAGCATAAGCATATGTTTCTGCATCTAAATGAACTCCCGATTTTCATGATCCATAACATCCAAATTGAAGAAGATTGACAAATTCTTAAAGCCCCAAAACTCTTCAATCAAACACAAAAATCAACCGCTATCAAATTACAAAAACCCATTATCCATTATTCACCTAAAAACTCGAAATATAGTACCAAATTCCTGTCTCAAACAGAGCCATATTATTAGTCTACATTAACAGTACTAATACAATGATAATGCTAcccaaggaaaaaaagaaatgacgaTGAGGTCGCGCATGTGATATTCTCACTCTAACTTCCAATCCTATTGAATATTAGacttcgaaaaaagaaaaagcaaacgcACAAATTAGAAAGGAGGACCAAATTTTAGGAAATACCAAAGATTACATTCTTGAAAGAAGATCACTCACTTGCTGAGGATGGCGGTGGGGTTGTCGTTGGCGTCGAAGAGCGCGACCTTGCTGGACTCGCCGATCATGTGCCGGTCGGCGTCGTCGACGGCCAGCACGATCGGGACGGACATGTTCACGACCGCACCGTCGGCGAGACGGAGGGCGTTGAAATGAAGAGTTTGGAGGAACTCGGACTCGCGCATGAAGCCTCGGAGCGGGCTGGCCCACCCCTCGCTCAGCACGTGGACCCACTCGAGGTCGATCCGCGACAGCTTCACCCGCGGCAGCGTGAGGCTCTCCCTCGTCCTCGCCCGCCGCAGCGGCTCCTCCACCACAAGCTGCGCCAGCCGCCCCCCATCCGGCTCGATCAGCCCCGACCGCACCCGGAGCCCCGAGCCGCCGCCGCGGCGTCCCGCGGAGGGAGGGGAGAAATGGGTGCGGAGGGAAAGGCTCGGCGGGTGGGGGCGGAGGCCGTGGCGGTGGCCGTGGGCGGCGGGGGCGGTGCTGGCGAAGGCGGCGGCCATGGAAGCCATGATTGGAGTGGGAAGGTGaagatcaaattttttgagCCGGCAGCTTTATGCGGGGCGTATCATCAATCAAACGGACCAACCAATAATTAAATAAAGGGGAAAAATGGAGACACtacaaatgaaagaatatgATATTTTGGAGGGGGGAAGATGGTGGAGATGGATGACGAGAGATTTCGTTTAAGTGGATTTAAAGCGTTTGGTGGAGGTTGAGCTGGACATGGAAAACGTGAaacacagaagagagagagagagagagagagagagatagagagagagggggatgtACGACGAGTGTCTGCTCAGAGACTTTTATAAGAGAaagaaggtggtggtggtggcggtggcggccggcggtggtggCAGGTGGAAATCCGGGGAGGATGAACCTGGACAACCTTAAAGTTTGGAGCTTTGGGGTATTCGATTTCGATTACAATTACTGCTTAATTCCTCATCTGGTGTCGGTGTTGCTCTCCACATCCTCCATGTCGCAAAAGTGGAATGCCGAAAATGCCCCTCGTCAAAAACGTTCCTCCGTGTTTCCGTCTCGCCGGGACGTTTCGAGGAGCGCGTGCTCTATTTCGAGGTTCCGCATTTCCAACCCTTCGTTTCATCTCTTATTACCTATATTCTATTCGTAATTGTCAAATGTTTCTATCGGTTCATTCATCTCAAacctgaaattttttctaactttttacaaattttcaCCCCACGTGAGTTTTCAATATTCTATTTGGAGAACTTAGATCACCTAGTATGAAATGGATAACCGATGAAACATCCTAGCACCAATGAATTGAATGTCCTGCGTAAAATGGGTTGAACTCTCGATTTTTGCCCAAGTTGGATCCTCTACAAGTCAATTGCGTTGCCAAAGATCCATCACTTGCCAATGTACGATTTTACGGCGGTTTTGCTCACCCGATATtagatttttcatcaaaattagatAACTTTTGTTGAATTTGTTGCGTGGCACAAATGAATGCACTTCTTACGTGGAAGAGGCGTGCTTTAACAGATTAATTACATCTCTGTAAACTTACTAAACTTTGTCGAATGaacatttcgaaaattcaaatctAATCGTAgcgatttttttactttcatccaAATTTGCAGCTCACACAATTTGACTCTTATATTTTGTGAAACACCCGAAACCCTTTTGAAATATACAAATATTAACGTGTATAATAATACCTCAATTGGGGcgggaattttcaaaaaataaattatttattgaGTTTACATCTTTTTGAAgacaaagggtaaaaaaaaaaaaacttttttgggtcaaaacaaCAACTCCCATAATGCCATATGAGCAATTATCAACCCTAAAATGGTGAGACCAAACCTATAGACTGCATTCCATGATCCAATTACTATAGCTAATTAAACAAACATTGGGGACAAGATGGTAACTTCACACAAGGATAAGCTTTCCCTAATAGTGGCACCTAGTGCTAAAATCAGAGAGGCCTCCCTTCTTTTTACTGcattttgctttgattatctttgtcaatttatttattatctaaatttatatattataaaaaaataatatatatttaaaaaaaaaaaaggatggtgATGGTGAGTCAGCTTGGCCTGTTTTTATATGATTCGTGGAATCTTCTTGGTTTGATTTCTTACGAGATCCGTCAAAAGAGACAGGAGGAttcctccttcctttttcaaaCCTCATGTCCCCAAGTGAATCTTGCTCGCTTTTCAGTCCACGTTCAGGTCGGCTTGCGAATTCAAAGACAATATAATCGTCTCCTTTTTGtcttattttaataattatttctcCGTACTCCGTCGTCGTGTCGGGGCGACGTCGGCGATTTACGGCACGTTTTTGTTGCGGTAACGGTCGTTAAGTTACAGCTCTATCGCGAATTGATTATCCCGTTACGATACTTTCTTGCACCGATAATTAGTGTAAGCGCTAGTACAGCAAAAACCGTGATATCTATCGTAATTATTATCCGGGAGGCATGTTTTTGTTGCGGTAACGGTCATTAAGTTACAGCTCTATCACGAATTGATTATCCCGTTATGATACTTTCTTGCACCGATAATTAGTGTAACtgctttggaccaaaaaaaaaaaaaaaaaaaaattagtgtaaCTGCTATTACAACAAAAACCGTAATATCTATCGTAATTATTCTCCGGGAGATATTTGTTTTCGTAATAAATGATCGGAAAGGTACTGAAAACATGGACCAACGACCATTTACATGCCTCTATTTTAATTTAGAAAGAGAAtaacattttttgttaaatagGAATACAAGGGTGATTGACGTGAAGGTGCAAAAATAGTCTCCAAGGCCTAGAATTTCTAAAAAGTGGTTATATTTACATGGTCATTAGTTGAAAAATGAGATATATTATGATAGTTTGCACGTTTTTTTATTACATTTAAATCGTATTTAATTAACAAAgatataatatataattatctATTAAGTTGTAATATCTTGATGATATATGTGAGGTATTAGAATCAATATCAAaccataaataaaatattcattttgatgTAATCGCATCCTACGTGCATAATAATAGCCATGAACAAATCTCTAATAGGCATACGACCTAAGAGATTTGAGGTGTGAGGGCGCTAATATCATAGATACGAGGTTCGACTCCCACGCTCCGTAAAGAGCGCGAACAAAAGTCAGAGAGATGAGATATTGTATTCATTAATCATAATTGACTTTACagtgcatattttttttattttggctagTGATTGAGACGGGAGTACGTTAAGTCAAGATTATATACCCAAACCAAACAAGAACTAGCACAAAAGGGTCGTATTCTTGTTATaatcatttgagaaaataattataaatgGTTACAACAAACCTCCGCACAATCATAGCTCACTCAAATTTACtcaatcttaaacttatcaAAATATGTGATAAACTTATTTCTTAACTCATATATGATGGACtatttcgaccacaaaaaaataaaaaaaaactcatatatGATAGACTAACTTCTTATATAGGTTAATGATATTAAGTAAATTGGTAATAAATAGTATTAAATGGATCACGAATGAGTCTACAACTTACTTAAACCTAATAcacttttgcattttcttttcattctctttcgtCCTCATTCAACcttcgctcgctcgctcgctcgctcactCACTCCACACTTTCACATCAGTTTAGTGCGAGTAatcctagatttgattaaatataaaagtgttttacgAATATGAATCGAGTCGAGTATATGTTGCACATGAATCAAGTATTATATTTACATCGCAtaaaatggatcataaacggGTTAAACGGATCTATTGGGGTTGAGTCATTCAACCCCGACCTACTCAGTTTGGTGGGCTTATTCTTAATATAAAGAATACAGTTTTCGATCTctaaaatgcaaaagataaacaagaaaatgaaagaacacgCGAGAAGCAACCTAATCGTAATTTAACTTACTGATTAGTTAAGAGCATGATTAGGCCTAAAAGCAAACTGGCATTGACAGCTTGATAAAGAGACTTGTCCATTAATAAAGTTCTATATCCGAATCTTCATGGGTCGCTTCCCATATCTTTCTAGCTCACTATACCCGGTCAAAAATCCCAGAATCCAAG contains:
- the LOC115750260 gene encoding uncharacterized protein LOC115750260, which produces MGNEMGNNNTSSLKEVKEESVRVDAPNGSSQETVKENDVKGGHLIAEDDSKDSHERAEDLAFHRAIAGDNHVDQSISDPPVLSQATHEVNDRYVEDQLELLSVNPDNMKPSMESDIGERDKSDSQLSIEAADTEVEKGETNSTLTVLSDSETQTSDGVKTDPIGLDKVEVSASTSDACGSEVSREDFLGSTSTFLDEGSDPMLETETLIIMNVSSLSDADVECVHLKFEQEQVEDDKASNAELLTINNESRLEDRTVSNFLNFGHEEQIDEATTVGGSTLQSEDSVADHSLYSHPEVSELKDQSGLVMEEIEFASSRLVNENNIKDNGGPVGHSDEPCSIQPEMAEAKDVSEMVVGLETITDDVGNTVEVPLDCPSDKECKVTETDVTENGCRDAICAEASEDFLESIEGEDCSMPISVEPEAGDINHDEKELTEREMIEDKHVETELSQATADETSRKDIIEQFIPVHSPYIRDSFSSFDYPVIISHPVSATKASGNQCNSESQQCQMPVTPGADTKLEKISGSLSTGLKSYSDTHIHPQLQKFPSFDFDLLIGSRSEESDQTPLLFPDRSTFRSTSMKGRCDRAKQVECLEEKTVRMDRSDSEKSRTPFLGLSKREQEDDEKQEACAVATSQKQAVKEADSKASKAKAMWGVPTEEVGSTSPKGKEKRKLRSSLFGNCMCCATVIN
- the LOC115750292 gene encoding ATP sulfurylase 1, chloroplastic-like; the protein is MASMAAAFASTAPAAHGHRHGLRPHPPSLSLRTHFSPPSAGRRGGGSGLRVRSGLIEPDGGRLAQLVVEEPLRRARTRESLTLPRVKLSRIDLEWVHVLSEGWASPLRGFMRESEFLQTLHFNALRLADGAVVNMSVPIVLAVDDADRHMIGESSKVALFDANDNPTAILSNIEIYKHPKEERIARTWGTTAPGLPYVEEAITNAGNWLIGGDLEVLEPIKYEDGLDRFRLSPANLREEFTRRNADAVFAFQLRNPVHNGHALLMTDTRRRLLEMGYKNPILLLHPLGGFTKADDVPLSWRMKQHEKVLEDGVLDPETTVVSIFPSPMHYAGPTEVQWHAKARINAGANFYIVGRDPAGMGHPVEKRDLYDADHGKKVLSMAPGLERLNILPFKVAAYDKTQGKMAFFDPSRPQDFLFISGTKMRTLAKNKESPPDGFMCPGGWKVLVDYYDSLAPADNGKVPEAVPA